A window of Patescibacteria group bacterium contains these coding sequences:
- a CDS encoding phage holin family protein translates to MKFILNWLLSTLAIVIAAYIINGFSAGAVAISSVWAALIAALILGIVNALIKPI, encoded by the coding sequence ATGAAATTTATTCTCAATTGGCTGTTGTCGACTTTGGCTATCGTGATCGCGGCCTACATTATCAACGGTTTCTCGGCTGGCGCAGTGGCAATTTCTTCCGTCTGGGCGGCACTGATCGCGGCGTTGATCCTGGGTATCGTCAATGCTTTGATCAAGCCGATC